The nucleotide sequence CAGACCTAGTGGGCACAGAAACAGAACTGGTATTTCTGCACCCAGTTTCCACTTTAGACATCACCTGGGAAGACTTCGTGTGTGGAAAGGTGAACcaagtacaaaatatttattccaaaCGACTTCTGCAGTCCAGCTTTTGCCACGTCAGGCAGTACCACTAGGCACTGTTTGTCACAAGGGCTGATttacctgggaaaaaaaaaatagttcaagaCGACGCAATAGCTTATAGCATGTGCTGAGAAGCTGCATCTATTTCCCCCATATCCACATGGCTGTCCGAGCGCAGCAAGCTGTTCTAGCAACTGGAAGCGGCTTCCAGGCCAGGCGCTGGCTGCGGTGCTCACCTCACTGGCTTCTCTGCAGACGCCGTGCTCAGAGCACCGAGGGGTCAGCAGCACGCCCCAGCTTTACAGACTCTCACAGTACATTTTGGGCTAACACAGACTCTAGGAGCTGTCTTTCTCTTCAAGGTCTGCCTCCTGCAGAGACTTTGTGGCAAGCTACCAGCAGCAGGGTGTTTGCGAGGTTGGGTGTCTGTCCTTAGGAAGAAAAGGTTGATACTGCTGCAGTAATTATGTTTAGCAATATATGCACTACACATATTTTGTTAACGATGTCTACTGTTTTAGAGCCCTGTTATGAAGTCACCGATCgcgttttatttttttctctgaaagagcaGTTTAATTTAATCTAATTCTTTGGTGAGGCAGAGTAGGAGGGAATAGTTTCACAGTGCCTGTGCTGCCTCTGTCATGGAGCAGGGATAATTTCAGGAATGATTCGGACCTCACACTGCCTTACGCCTGACGAGCTAGCCTCTTGACACAGAATGCAtcacgtatttttttttttcccagaagtttTTCTTCATCCCTTCAAGATTAATTTCCTCCTTGCGATATTCCTGAATCACCtgtttttcagatgatgaaTGTTTGCAAGCACTGGAAAATTTAGGAAATGCTTGCTACAGATGATGAGGAGATGTAAAACAAGGGGGGGAATTGGCATCATGATTGTCCAGGAACGTTAGAGAAGGAGATTGGTTGCATCTCATGGTTTTATTTAGATTACAACCCAGCGTCAGACTGACTTCTTTGTTGCCTGTGAAGAGCTGCCCTTCCCAACCCTGCCGTCTGTAAAGGAAAATCTAAAGCCAAATTCAGTAATGCATCTCCTGTTGTGACCTGACCCTGTGTGAACTAGCGAGGTATAATTATTCAAAAACTGACAGAAAGAGGAATAACATAAAACTTAGAACCTGGAACTAAATGAGATACCTTTGGTGCTAAAGATGTGCTTTAGCAACAGGAATTAATAGCTGCTGAGGAAATCATTACACTGATTGTTCAGAACAGCTGGACAGATCCACGCTGTAACATGAAAGCGATCCAAGAGGCATCAAATATTAAGAAGTTTTGGTTTCAAAGGTCTTGCTAACTTCTTATAAAGCTAATGTGGCAAAGCGGCAGCTGCAGCCTACTACTTGGAAATTATGAGGTTGTGGTTGGGGGGCAGGAACAACGACTGCAGAGTTTCTCATGTCGTTTCACAGAACACTCGACCATCCTGCTTAGGGGAACTTACACGAGAGCAAGGTAAGTCTATTAAAGCTTTGACCTAAATACACAGCAGAAGTTCCTATTTGACTTGTAATGAAAACATGGCTTGTACATTTCCTTTCACACCAGCCTGTAAAACATCACTGTTACAAATACAGAATATTGCTTATTATCCCAGGAAATGTATTATAAAAATACTATAAAGTAGAAAATACATTTCCCCCTGCAACAATCACTCAAATTGTAGTAAGAGCAACTATACTTGAGTGCACATGATCACTCTTCCATCCCAAACATCCCCACCTCCACGCACAGTGAAAACTCTAGCGACAGGTTTTCCAAGGGGAGCAGGATTACCTACTTGTTTAAAAATGAGGTAAAAATAGCATTAGGACAAAAGAAGGCTGTGGTCAAGTATATTCAATTTTTAGGCAAGTAAAGTTAATTTTTGTAGTATAcatagaaggtgtttttgagTATGGTAGCGATGCcccctgaaaaaataaatatcaatacCTGTAGTTTTTTCAGCATTATGatctcatgtttttctttcaagtaaaaAATACTTACATTACAACATCATCTTTCAATAATTTCATCTGTTTGAAGATGTTTCTAAGACCACCCAGCCTGTACTTTGTTCTATCAGTGGCCCCCTTTCCGCAAACTTGTAGCAGGtacatttcctttctgagaGTCCCTGATGCATTCAGAGGAAGAACTGCTTCAAATACACTCTTGTGAAATATTCCTGGTGTGAGGTAGAGTCAGTCACTTTGTTCTGGCTGGCACAAATGTATATGCTAATGCCTAGGGACTGCTTTTCccatttcctggaaaaaaaaaaagaaaaaaacacctttgatATGGAAAATCAAGCTTTTTACTATTAAAATCATAGTGTATATAATGTATTATAAagtatagaaaataaatttcttttctttcactgacaGCCCAGTGAGCAAGTACCTGTAGCATACAGGAGGGAAATTCAAACACCATCATAAGATGATTCTTCAATGGGAATGTCACTGAAAAACTTGTAgcaaattgcctttttttttttttttttttttttggagtttttGGTttgcctcattgcctcctccagccaCCCCTTGTCTCCCCGCACAAATGGCTCTTTCATGCTACCCTTGCTATGATTTTTTCAGGTAGTGTTAATTTTTATGGTTAGGACACTTTTTCCAAGCACGGTTCGTAATTCAACACACAACTTTATAAAATAAGATAtgtaatatgaaaatattcaagttgaacaaaaaaaatcaaaaattgaTTTCCTCTGAACATCAGCCTTTGACGTGAaggagatattaaaaataaagaacatcccctttctcccctttaaatcagaaaacatcTAATAGCAATCATTTCATTCCCAAAAGCTGTACAAGGATGTACGACTTCAACTGTCTGGAGAGGTTCTGTTGCACTACATGCAAAGAGAAATTCAGGTGACATGTCAACGCAATGATACAGTCCTTTAAAAACTTCGCGAGTGGCTTTTGTGTTGTCTGCAAATCCCATTAATGAAACTGTTGGATAAGAGAAACAAGGTTGTGGCCAAAGTACATGATAGCTATCTGTCTAAACTTACTGTATTACATAATACATACAATtaactgctattaaaaaaacacagcctCGCTGGTGTATGAACTCCCACGTGAACACTCGTCTTTTTTTGATGCCGCTGTTAAGGTGCAACTTTCCACACTGGTCTCTGGGGCCAGTTTCACTGGTGGCATGTGTGAATCAAAACTCTTTCACCATTTTTGAAGCGGCTGAGCAAAACACATggcctgaaaataaaactggctTTTCCTTCCacccctttttgggggggtgggggaataACTTAAAAAGGGCTGGACATTTACATTTCCAATATGCAGCCTACTTTGCTCTTTGTAGCCTGGCTCATGTGCAGTAGAATATTTATTAAGTTATGAATTACCCTATTATCCCAGGTGCCCTGCAAAGGCAAATGCAgtcacctccctgctctgccgAACACTCGGGCTATTGAACGTCAGGCTGGGTAGGGAGCGCAACAACTCAGCCTCGTGCGCCGACAAACCCAGGTCGGATGGTGCCTCTACTATCAAATTGTCCCACGGCATCCTGAGCTGACGGCGTACTGGGACAGAAGCCAgtagacttttcttttttgttgtcgtCGTCGTcgttccattttctttctttaactgGTTTAAAGGCTGTTCGTTTGACAGGCAGACAAATATTTGGCAGCTGGGTTAAGTGAAGCATAGAAAGAGGCTCTTTGAACACTGTATGAGATATTCACAGCAGATGAATGACTAAAATAAAGTATAAGTAAAATATTCAGCATATAGTTAATGTTAAAAGTAATCATTAATTTTCTACCcctatttttatctttgttctAGTCCAGGCATTTATAAGCACAGATGCTAATAAtgcaaaaaacccacaccaatACAAATATTAAGCATCCACTTAAGCCCCCGTtgattttacaaatatttgtgGTATTCTGTAAAACATTATTTCTCTGCagcaaagcaaagaataaaactaGATGCCTATGTTTAGATTATAATCATAAAATACATGAAGGTAAAAATAGGGAGTATAAAAATAACTCTGGATTGTGATTGctgaaattatttgcatttggaGTCTGTGGCAAATGATATGAAATGCAGTCCACCTCAGAAAGGTCCAGAATTTCTGAAAAGTCCAAAATTTCTTACTATTGAATACAGAAGTAACCCAAAAATCTTCATGCTTCCCATCCTGTATTAGTGATGTCCCCACCTCCAAATTATATAGTATTTTTATCACATGAAGATAGTGTTGTTACCTCTTGCTTTCTGGGTTGAGATACAgtatcacagaagaaaaacaacaccaaaacaaaaaaggaatatGAAATAAGTGGACACAGAAGAAGCCTCtaaggaaagagaagcaaacaACAGAACACGCCAAGAGCAGGGCTACAGGGGCtccctgctgatgggaagccAGAAGCTGTGTAACAGTGAAACAGATAACCATTGCCTGCTTAATTACCAAATTTGTCTAACAGTAATGCTCCCACACCCCCCAAAAAGAGTACTATAGGAATTGCAGTTTATGCTGGTTTATAACTGGTTATGAAATATCTGTAGATATTTCTACTTGCAAACTAAAGGCATTACACCTTCAGTAATAGCTTATAGGACTGTAACATAAAAGTAATACAGAATGATAAAATGACACttccatgtgtgttttttttttcttttttttttctcccccttcatCTTTCTCATTCTTCCCAGAAATTGGTTATCAAACTGCAGAACTTAGTTGATGGTATGACATGAGACCCCTGACACTTACCAGTCGGGACAATGGAGGCTTTGTTTGTTCCTAGTCACAGTCATGATGATGTGGTCACTCTCGTTTGGGGAGACCTATGCTAAACCAAACAGGGTGTACctggctggcaggaggctggaggGCACAGCCTCTGGATGCACCACAGTGCCAGTGATGCTGCACTGGCTGAATCCGTGCAATGCTGGGTCCCAGACTTTCCAGTTTGCTAGACCTTACAGTGGTGATCAGGACGAGAATGCTAGTTCAGCCTTTCAAGCTCATTGTGCCTATATATAGCCTGCTGAGACATTTAGTCCATAGATAGAAAAAGCAATGTCCCTTTCTATATTTTACATCGTGGCAAGGTGACACTGATACCAACACTCTGCTTCCACCACAAGCAGTAATAAAGTTCCTCCCTCCTTTGACCTCTGCAACCCAAACTGGAAATGGACAAATGAGCTGTGCACTGGCTTCACAAGTATTTCATGCTCAGAAAGTATAGAAAGATGTTGGTAAACTACAATTACCTGGTTGTAGCACTTTCTCCAGGCCTTCAATAAATCCTTTGTTATGGTTGATAAGCTGCAGGTGATCAGTTTCAGGAATGAGGAGAACAAATGAGGGATGAGATATCCCTAAAGTTTGTATCCCTTAAAGTTTAGCTTGACTTGTAACTGTGACTTACTAAACATCTGGAACATCATGTGTTGCATACATACGtatggggaaggaaagaaaaaaaaaacagcttccaggcttggggaaaaaaatcagatgaacAGAATTCCACAGGAGCTGTAACACCATCGTCTGAAACAGCGCTCTGCTAGCATCATGTGTCCTCTGCTAGCATTTCATACAGAGGTATGCAAGTCTGAGAGAGCAAAGTGCAACGTGCAGCTCCACTCATTGGCTTTTATGCTAGCTTTAGAAGCAAGAAGGCATCTTCTAGAAACCTGAAgcttgaaataaagaaaacagaggatAAGACTCCAGTGGATTAAATATAAGAATATAAGAATAGATGGGAAGAAATCTTCAAGGAATTAACAAAAATTTAATTCATAATTCAAAAAATATGATCTAACAAttcataattaatatttaataattcatAATGTTCAGAatataaaaaatgagaaatctgCCAAGACTTTCTGGTAGGTCTACTGATGTTAGAgcgtgaagaaaaaaaaaagcccaaaattCCAACCTGAACCCCAAGACGACAAAGTCATTGCAAAGAATCAAAGTGTTCCTTGCATTTAATGTTGTCCCTGGAGGAAACAGAGTATAGGTTTATGCTAGAAACATTTCTGTAGGAGGACTCAGGAGCTCAGGCACCTATAAGCATTACTATAATCGCAGACTtattgaggttggaagggacccccgGAGATTGCCTAGCCCATCCCCCTGCTCAGTGCCACATCAATTTGGTCTGAACATCTCCCAGGCTGACACCCCAACCTCTCTGGGTGACCCATTCCAGCGTTCGACCATCCTCACAGTAAAAAGgttttgcttaattttaagtGGAGTTTTCTGTACTTCAGCTtgtgcctcttgtcctgtcactgggtgCCGCCGAGAAGAGCCTGTCTCCGTCTTTACTCCCTCCCAAGCAGGTAAATCCCTCTGAACCCTCTCTTTTTtgggctgagcagtcccagcatCTCCCCCAGGCCCGTTTCCCGACCCCTCGGCCATCTCAGCGGCCCCTTGCTGCACTCCTTCCAGTCCCCCCATGCCCTCCTTGCTCCAGCAGAGTCCCGAGCTGCCAAAGCGGCCTCCCAGACACATcccaccagggctgagcagcgGGGACACCCTTCCTGGGGATgccctggaggagctggggctgcccttgGCTGCCACGAAGATGCTTGGCTGCTGTTGGCCGCCTCTGCCACCAGGGCGCATCGCTGGCTCACGGTCAGCTCGGTGCCTGCCCTACAGACCTGGTTTCCAGCCCCCTGGTCCCCACTACGGGTGCCTGGGGTTCTCCTGCCCCACTTGCCAGGCTTTGCAGGTCCTTGCACGGATTTCCATCAGCAGGTTTCTCCAACCTGGCAAGGTCCCGCTGAATAACAGTGCAACCATCTGGCGTATCAACCACTCCAACCAATTCAGTATCACCTACAAACTTGCTGATGCTGCCCTCTGTCCTATCATCCAGGTCATCCCCAGAGACATTCGACTGTACTGGCCCCGATATCGATGTCTGGGGTGCACCACTGATGACTGGCCCCCAGCTGGACTTCACCAGTTTACTTAAGGATGTAATGGGAAACAGTGCCAAAAGCCTCACTGAAGTCAAGATAAGCAACAACCACTGTTCTCCCTTCACGTAACAAGCCCATAATGTCATCACAGAAGCCTAccaggttggtcaagcatgatttccccttcataaacccatgctgactacACCCGATTACCTTCTTGTCCTTTGTGTATTTGGAATTGTCTCCAGGGTTATTCATTCCAAAGGACTGAGGTGAGGTTGATTGCCttgtagtttcccagatcctcctttCTGATGACCTTGCAGATAGAGACATTTACCTTCTTCCACTCCTCATAAGCTTCCCTCACTTGCCACAACTTTCAGATATTACCGTGGCCTCACAGTGACATCAGCCAGGTCCCCCAGCATTTGTGGGTGCACTCCACCAGGTCCCATGAACTTGTGTATGTCCTGTTTGTTTGAATGTTCCCtaatctcttccttcctctaCCAAGGGTAAGTTATCCTTGCTCCAGACTTCCCATTGGTCTCAATAGGCCCAAGATTCCTGAAAGCAAATCTTACCATTAAAGATTGAGTTGAAGAAACAATAGGCTAGTACCTTGGCCttctccaattttttttttgtcaccagCTGTCCTGCCCCACTCATCAGCGGGCCCAGATTTGACCtggtcttccttttgctgctgatatGCCTGTAAAAACCTTTCCTGTTGCTCTTCACAGCCCTCGCCAGATTCAGTCTGAGGCAGGCTTTGGCTTCTCTAAGCCCATCTCTGTATGTCTTGACAGTGACTCTACATTCCTTCTGAGTGAagcctataaaaaaaaaaaaagagagagaacattGTTATGACAGGATCTTCTGATGTTCCTACACCTTGAGTACCTTGCAGAGTTATCACTCTATCTTGAAAAAGAATCCGGTAAAATTGACAGAGGCATCTGCACTGATGATTATGGTTCAAGAGTGGGTCTTGGCTATCCAATATTCTTCTGTCAAGTATGAGAGACAATTTGAAGGGCACTGGGTTTTCACAGACTCAATGGTATCAATAAGCACGAAATACCAAGTTTCTAGCAGTTTAATCAATACACTATCTGGACTGGCAAAATAAACAATGCATATAAGCATCTAGGAACtactaaaaacttttttttttaatggtattcTTTTGAAGACTGGAGAAAAACCTCTAAGGTCTGATATTAACACGAGGCGTGCCAATGGCTTTATCTGACAGTTTATCTTATGTGCCCTCAGctaatcattttaaaaggtaaCTGGCTTATTATGATAAATTTtataagatttattgcttattaaaaaaagttATGCAACATGAAAAACAAGTTCTGGTTTTATAGCATAATCATtttgacaaagaaaacacaaagaaaggtTATTCCAAcatttaccttatttttttctcaattccGGCAGGCATTTCCACTAAAGAGGAACAGAAGAGCAAGAAACAGTTAAGTTTAGATATGCTTTATAAAGCATTAATTTCAATGAATGAACAACCCAAATACCGTAAAGACCTACAGAATCATCTCAAATTCACATAGTTGCTCATTTCCAGGATTTCACGGGGCTGAGAACAGATGTGTGTCAGAAACCAGGAAACTGGCTCAATtcctttgggatttttttccagaatggaagcaagggggaggaaagggaaagaagaaaaacaatttgacAAACATCACTCTTGCTCTTCTGTCTTAAAAAGAAGCAGAGTTTTTGAGTAGAATGACAACATTAGCTACAGCAGCCAGATCTTCGTAGTTCCAGACAAGGGCTGAGATCTAGACAGATCTGTAATTATTGGTTTTGATAAATCAAGGATCAGAGCCCTCTGTCTCTAGCATTGCCTAGAGCACTTCCTCTCCCAGACATGTTCCAACCAGATTAGGAAAGGCAGTAGATAAGACAAACAGTGCAGTCATGAGCAGAGAATTGTTCAATGGTGTACACTTTAAGCACTGGCAAAGTATCATCATCACTGCTTTAAACAATCTtccttttcattgctttcaGTATCTTACCTGGTACTGACCCATGCGTTAAGAAGGGAGCGTAATATTTCCCCTCATCCTCcagtttatgtttttttgtatCTATGCACCTCCCTTACAGTTcatattttctcatatttttttttaaaaaaaaatttccccATTTACCTCCAAGATCTAGGAAATTTCTGTTCCACACAAGATCTTCTTGTAATACTTCAGATACTGCAGTTTACGATATACCAACTAGCAAGTTGCAACAAACACCTGGTAGCATGGAAAGTTTATAAAAGCACAGGTTGTTAATACGTCTATCAACTTATGCTCAGGAGTCTTACAATGACAAGAAGGTCTCTTGTGTCAACAGGGAGATCGGGTAGTTTACATGTTCCAtttcagaaacaacaaaactacttctaagaacaggaaaaaaaaaacacacgcaCTGGCACTCTGCATTCATTTATGAAGAAaagtttaaatacaaaaacCGAGTTAGTCTAAAGAACCACTCATATTTCATAATtggaaacaccaaaaaacattAAGTACAAAACCTCCCAAAAGCAGTccttttttgtatttcaaaacaacagTTTCTTTTGCTTGTCCCattccccattttttcccctaaacgAGGCAGCACACCGGAGATCAACCAGAAAGTCACATTCACCAATATCTTGATCCTTGCCTCTCTATTCCCCTCCATGGTTTAAAAACCCAAAAGTTCAGttaaatgtctttatttatAATCTTCTTATAacaaagtgacttttttttttttaaatataaaaagagcGACAAAGTCTTCAGATCAGAGAGGGGCTAAACCCATCATGTTTGGAGGGAAGGTGGAGGGAAAGACGAGCtgccaataaaaaaaatgagttatctTCAGTTTTTCTAGAGGCTCCCCTTAAGGGCCCtgaggctgggcagcagctgggcgGCGCTGAGGCGCTGCTCCACGTTggccttccagcagcagctaaTAATGCTCCGCAGCCTTCGGCCCGCGGGCGACTCGTGGAAAACGGCGGCAGCCAGAGAAGGGCGCAGGTTGTAGGCCACCACGGCGTAGAGCACGTGCTGCCGCTCGCCCAGGTAGGGCTGCTCCCGCATGACCATCTGCCAGAGGGTGACGGCGAAGGAGTAGATGTCCGCCTTGGCGGTCACCCTCTCCCCCTTGAGGAGCTCGGGGGCACGGTGCGTGTACGTGCCCCCATGCTGGGAAACGTGGGGGCTCTGGGACAAGCCGTCCTCCAGTTTCTGGGAGCAGCCGAAGTCTCCGATCTTGCACACCCCCTGCTCCGTGATGAAGACGTTCGCAGGCTTCAGGTCCAGGTGCACAATGCCCTGCGCGTGGAGAAAGGCCAGGCCCGTGGCGATGTCGCAGGAATAGCACACGGCCTCCTCCATGCTCAGGGCCTTCCTGCCGCACCCGCCTTCCTCgtcctccccctgcctccaCGTGTCGCTGGTGCCATAAATAACGTGGTGCAGGGTGATGTTGCCCACGTACTCCATGATGATGGTGCCCAGGCTGTTCTGGCTGGCAGGGGCACACGTGCTGGCGGCCACCACCCGTACCACGTTTTCGTGCTGCAGCCAGGCGACGTTCAGCTCGGCCCAAAAGCTCTGCCGCGATGCCAGACGGTTCTTGCTGCTCTTCTTCACCTGCTTCACAGCCACGGTCGCACCGTGGTAGGTGGCTTTGTAGACGGACCCAAAGCCCCCAgagcccaggggctgcaggaggcagagctggtcCCAGTCGATGGAGCACCAGGCCAGGCGTGGAGGCAGGCGGCGGACCCTGGGTG is from Anser cygnoides isolate HZ-2024a breed goose chromosome 2, Taihu_goose_T2T_genome, whole genome shotgun sequence and encodes:
- the MOS gene encoding proto-oncogene serine/threonine-protein kinase mos gives rise to the protein MPSPIPLNCFLPLELSPSVDLRPCSSPVVIPGKEEKAFLGGTSSPRVRRLPPRLAWCSIDWDQLCLLQPLGSGGFGSVYKATYHGATVAVKQVKKSSKNRLASRQSFWAELNVAWLQHENVVRVVAASTCAPASQNSLGTIIMEYVGNITLHHVIYGTSDTWRQGEDEEGGCGRKALSMEEAVCYSCDIATGLAFLHAQGIVHLDLKPANVFITEQGVCKIGDFGCSQKLEDGLSQSPHVSQHGGTYTHRAPELLKGERVTAKADIYSFAVTLWQMVMREQPYLGERQHVLYAVVAYNLRPSLAAAVFHESPAGRRLRSIISCCWKANVEQRLSAAQLLPSLRALKGSL